One genomic region from Desulfobaccales bacterium encodes:
- a CDS encoding PhoH family protein has translation MANVQLTFEDNSLAQALYGEHSKHLAIVSRSLGVKHHVRGNQVTLQGPEADVRLAQRVLQELYGLLQSGYPVLAQDVQYTIKILQDKESASVKDIFLDTVYISAMKRRISPKSLNQKRYIEAIRTHDIVFGVGPAGTGKTYLAMAMAVAALMNNDCIRIVLARPAVEAGEKLGFLPGDLAEKVNPYLRPLYDALHDMMDFEKATRLVQRGTIEVAPLAFMRGRTLNDSFVILDEAQNTTSEQMMMFLTRLGFGSKAVITGDVTQIDLPPGARSGLVEARDLLQEVEGIAFVHFTERDVVRHPLVQDIIRAYDLRRTRRASHEADPPLT, from the coding sequence ATGGCTAACGTCCAACTCACTTTTGAGGATAATTCCCTGGCTCAAGCCCTTTACGGCGAGCATAGCAAGCACCTGGCCATTGTCAGCCGCAGCCTGGGAGTAAAGCACCACGTCCGGGGCAACCAGGTAACCCTGCAGGGACCCGAGGCCGACGTGCGCCTGGCCCAACGCGTGCTCCAAGAACTCTACGGCCTGCTTCAATCGGGGTATCCGGTCCTGGCCCAGGACGTGCAATATACGATAAAGATTCTCCAGGACAAAGAGAGCGCCTCCGTCAAGGACATCTTCCTGGACACGGTTTACATTTCCGCCATGAAGCGGCGCATCTCCCCCAAAAGCCTCAACCAGAAGCGCTACATTGAGGCTATCCGCACGCATGACATTGTCTTTGGCGTCGGCCCCGCGGGCACCGGTAAAACCTACCTGGCCATGGCCATGGCGGTGGCCGCTCTGATGAATAACGATTGCATCCGCATCGTGCTGGCCCGCCCTGCGGTTGAGGCCGGCGAAAAGCTGGGCTTCCTGCCGGGCGATTTAGCGGAAAAGGTGAACCCCTATTTGCGCCCCCTTTACGATGCGCTTCATGATATGATGGACTTCGAAAAGGCCACCCGGCTGGTGCAGCGCGGCACCATCGAGGTGGCGCCCCTGGCCTTCATGCGGGGCCGCACCTTAAACGATTCTTTTGTCATCCTGGACGAGGCCCAGAATACCACGTCCGAGCAGATGATGATGTTTTTGACCCGCCTGGGCTTCGGGTCCAAGGCGGTGATCACCGGGGACGTGACCCAGATCGACCTGCCCCCCGGAGCGCGCTCCGGGTTGGTTGAGGCCCGGGACCTGCTCCAGGAGGTGGAAGGCATTGCCTTCGTCCACTTCACTGAACGGGACGTGGTGCGTCATCCCCTGGTGCAGGACATCATCCGGGCCTATGACCTCCGCCGGACCCGTCGAGCCAGCCATGAGGCGGACCCGCCTCTTACTTAA